One genomic region from Chryseobacterium sp. JJR-5R encodes:
- a CDS encoding SprT-like domain-containing protein, producing the protein MKPTLEFYTLFQFIYDHFNHTLYNNELPSCMIVITRKNRTFGYYSSKRWVNKENIETDELAINPMFFSKYPLIEMLQTVVHEMCHLWQNHFGKESRRTYHNKEWGNKMVSIGLMPSNTGNPGCKKTGQQMMEYPFIETCKSLVKNPKFEKLWYDRTTNIKLLNFNFPEEQEEIIGTTSTEDQDNLRLLYSSFSIENPLAKVSNTDSKSKYHCSNCNINLWGKPDLYIICGVCEGEFEEN; encoded by the coding sequence ATGAAGCCAACACTTGAATTTTATACGCTTTTCCAATTCATTTATGATCACTTTAATCATACCCTCTATAATAATGAATTACCTAGCTGCATGATCGTCATAACAAGAAAAAACAGGACCTTTGGTTATTACTCTTCTAAGCGGTGGGTCAATAAAGAAAATATAGAAACTGATGAACTCGCTATTAATCCGATGTTCTTTAGTAAATATCCTCTAATTGAAATGCTCCAGACCGTTGTTCATGAGATGTGCCATTTATGGCAGAACCATTTTGGCAAGGAAAGTAGAAGAACTTACCATAATAAAGAGTGGGGGAACAAAATGGTTTCCATCGGCCTGATGCCATCCAATACAGGAAACCCGGGATGCAAGAAAACAGGACAACAGATGATGGAATATCCATTTATAGAGACTTGTAAAAGCCTGGTCAAAAATCCAAAGTTTGAAAAGCTCTGGTATGACAGGACGACCAATATTAAATTACTTAACTTCAATTTTCCTGAAGAACAAGAAGAAATTATCGGTACTACTTCTACTGAAGATCAGGATAACTTAAGGCTTTTGTATTCTTCTTTCTCGATAGAAAATCCACTGGCAAAGGTTTCCAATACAGATTCCAAGTCAAAATACCATTGTTCTAACTGCAATATTAATCTCTGGGGAAAACCAGATCTATATATTATATGCGGAGTTTGTGAGGGGGAATTCGAGGAAAATTAA
- a CDS encoding Y-family DNA polymerase, producing MNFYTFTAEFTSYKLMFALVDCNNFYASSERAFQPELNKKPVVVLSNNDGCVIARSNEAKELGIKMGLPAFMLKSFISDELHIFSSNYELYDDMSRRVMNTLSEFTPEVEIYSIDEIFLKFTGFENYDLNQYGQEMKRTVMKNCWIPVSVGFAPTKALAKVANKIAKKFPEHLNGVHVIDTEEKRIKALKWFPIEDVWGIGRQLSLKLSGWGIRSAYDFTQLPDYTVQKELSIVGLRLKKELSGLNYLDLEETQRKKAIATTRSFARDEYIYDNLMERVSTFATRCAEKLRKEKSYCSKVEVFLITNRYKENEPQYGNKVIINLPFPSNSSITITKYARKALYIIYKQGYGYKKTGVVVHGITPEPYRQGNLFLNEDHRHEKLMKVMDSLNVSKSDPVIALASQDLKKREKMLREKLSQCYTTKWNDLILIS from the coding sequence TTGAATTTTTATACCTTTACAGCAGAATTCACTTCCTATAAACTTATGTTTGCCCTAGTAGATTGTAATAATTTTTATGCATCCTCAGAAAGAGCCTTTCAGCCTGAGCTCAATAAAAAGCCTGTAGTTGTTTTATCAAACAACGATGGATGTGTTATTGCAAGAAGTAATGAAGCTAAGGAATTAGGCATTAAAATGGGTCTTCCGGCATTTATGCTTAAGAGTTTTATTTCAGATGAACTGCATATTTTTTCCAGCAACTATGAACTATATGACGATATGAGCCGGCGGGTGATGAACACACTTTCTGAATTTACTCCGGAGGTAGAAATTTATTCGATTGATGAAATATTTTTAAAGTTCACCGGATTTGAAAATTATGATCTTAATCAATACGGGCAAGAAATGAAACGCACGGTTATGAAAAATTGCTGGATTCCGGTTTCTGTTGGTTTTGCTCCGACTAAAGCCCTGGCTAAGGTGGCCAATAAGATCGCTAAAAAGTTTCCTGAACATCTAAATGGTGTGCATGTTATCGATACTGAAGAAAAGCGGATTAAGGCGCTCAAATGGTTTCCTATTGAAGATGTCTGGGGAATAGGCCGGCAGCTGTCATTAAAGTTAAGTGGCTGGGGCATTCGCTCGGCTTATGATTTTACGCAGCTGCCGGATTATACAGTCCAAAAGGAACTGAGCATTGTAGGCTTACGCTTAAAGAAAGAGTTATCAGGTTTAAACTACCTGGATCTGGAAGAAACACAAAGAAAAAAAGCAATTGCTACGACCAGGAGTTTTGCCCGTGATGAATATATCTATGATAACTTAATGGAGAGGGTTTCGACGTTCGCGACAAGATGTGCTGAAAAATTAAGAAAGGAAAAGTCATACTGCAGCAAAGTAGAAGTTTTTTTAATCACCAACCGGTATAAAGAAAATGAGCCACAGTATGGCAATAAGGTAATAATTAATTTGCCCTTTCCCTCTAATTCCAGTATAACGATAACCAAATATGCCAGGAAAGCTTTATATATCATATATAAGCAAGGTTACGGATATAAGAAAACAGGGGTAGTTGTTCATGGAATTACTCCTGAACCATATAGGCAGGGAAACTTATTTTTAAATGAAGATCACCGGCATGAAAAGCTGATGAAAGTGATGGATTCCCTGAACGTATCAAAATCAGATCCAGTAATAGCATTGGCTTCGCAGGACCTGAAAAAAAGAGAAAAAATGTTAAGAGAGAAGCTCTCTCAATGCTACACGACAAAATGGAATGATTTAATTTTAATATCATAA
- a CDS encoding LexA family protein — translation MILTKAKDIYQEIDFYPIKNDGDKYYVELHNDIANGFPSPAEDFSGRRISLDEKFLSKPDSTFIGRAKGMSNYPYIMPGDFMIIRSDLEAKHGKLVIVYIAGEGFSAKRIDLIDNCLISLNKDFPVICVEADEIVETRGEVTAVFRETIDLDHFMNLNNH, via the coding sequence ATGATTTTAACAAAAGCCAAGGACATATACCAGGAAATCGATTTCTATCCTATAAAGAATGACGGGGATAAATATTATGTTGAATTACATAATGATATAGCTAACGGGTTTCCATCACCTGCAGAAGATTTCTCCGGAAGAAGAATAAGCCTGGACGAGAAGTTTTTATCAAAGCCGGATTCGACCTTCATCGGAAGGGCAAAAGGCATGTCAAATTATCCCTATATTATGCCCGGCGACTTTATGATCATTAGGTCGGATCTGGAAGCCAAGCATGGAAAATTGGTTATTGTCTATATTGCCGGAGAGGGATTTTCTGCAAAAAGAATTGATCTCATAGATAATTGTTTGATATCGCTAAATAAAGATTTTCCGGTGATATGCGTAGAAGCCGATGAAATTGTTGAGACCAGGGGAGAAGTAACTGCCGTGTTCAGGGAAACGATAGACTTAGATCATTTTATGAATTTAAATAACCACTGA